One Parasphingorhabdus cellanae genomic region harbors:
- a CDS encoding DUF2147 domain-containing protein yields the protein MKLLAAVTFAAALYAPAIAGDTLDPKGFWKTEKKGGVVEIFPCDQALCGRIADAAILRKNPRQTDSNNPDPALRNRPVRGLIVLKNFTGGAGEWSGGPLYDPDTGDRASRGRLRLRDANTLEVRGCIARFLCQTQVWTRRH from the coding sequence ATGAAATTGCTCGCTGCGGTCACTTTTGCTGCTGCCCTGTACGCCCCTGCTATTGCAGGTGATACGCTTGATCCGAAAGGCTTCTGGAAAACCGAAAAAAAGGGCGGCGTGGTTGAGATATTTCCATGCGATCAAGCCTTATGCGGGCGAATTGCAGACGCGGCAATCCTGCGCAAAAATCCTCGGCAAACCGACAGCAACAATCCGGATCCGGCTTTGCGTAACCGTCCGGTTCGCGGGCTAATCGTACTGAAGAACTTTACCGGCGGTGCGGGCGAGTGGTCAGGCGGACCGCTCTATGATCCCGACACGGGTGATAGAGCATCGCGTGGGCGATTGCGTTTGCGCGATGCGAATACGCTCGAGGTGCGCGGATGCATCGCGCGGTTTCTCTGTCAAACTCAGGTTTGGACGCGTCGCCATTGA
- a CDS encoding toxin-activating lysine-acyltransferase: protein MTQDEPKTTAPTVSHLLGEMTWLMTQSPLHKAMQIGDLEWLAMPALINQQFYLFRDGDQPVGLALWAKCNETAEKKLEGGMIEAENRLTLEEWTSGDRVWLVDLIAPFATNQNKQREVMIADLISGPLKGQAFNFHQTDPSTGERKVQTIDADAGDKLKAVIEAAGATKQ, encoded by the coding sequence ATGACACAAGATGAACCAAAAACAACCGCGCCAACAGTCAGTCATTTGCTCGGTGAAATGACATGGCTGATGACTCAATCCCCGCTGCACAAAGCGATGCAGATCGGTGATTTGGAATGGCTTGCCATGCCTGCGTTGATCAATCAGCAATTTTATCTGTTCAGAGATGGTGATCAGCCTGTCGGTCTGGCGCTGTGGGCGAAATGCAATGAAACGGCCGAGAAGAAGCTGGAAGGCGGCATGATTGAAGCTGAGAACCGGTTGACGCTGGAAGAATGGACAAGCGGAGACAGGGTCTGGTTGGTGGATCTGATCGCGCCTTTCGCGACCAACCAGAATAAACAGCGTGAAGTAATGATTGCCGATTTGATTTCTGGACCGCTGAAAGGCCAGGCATTTAATTTTCATCAGACCGATCCTTCAACCGGTGAGCGCAAGGTTCAGACTATTGATGCAGATGCTGGTGATAAGCTCAAGGCCGTAATTGAGGCTGCTGGAGCGACGAAGCAATAG
- a CDS encoding TetR family transcriptional regulator, translating to MTSDIAPKRRKRTATEAREEALAAARHLLLTAGPSAVTLAAVGKVIGMSHTNVIHHFGSASGLQSALMGRLVADLKLTLTEAVARIGVDAATPARLTDTVFDAFDEGGAGRLAAWIMLSHKDVDLEPVRAALNDLIAAIEQAAPYQDVGGTGRIGKAVMLVTLSAFGDALIGQPLREMLDEGEEAPRELVSKALAAILV from the coding sequence ATGACTTCAGACATTGCCCCGAAGCGCAGAAAGCGCACCGCCACCGAAGCCAGGGAGGAAGCTCTTGCCGCAGCACGGCACCTGCTGCTGACCGCCGGACCGTCTGCGGTAACTCTGGCCGCCGTCGGCAAGGTCATCGGCATGAGCCACACGAATGTCATCCATCATTTCGGGTCCGCATCTGGATTGCAGTCGGCTTTGATGGGACGATTGGTCGCAGATTTGAAGCTGACGCTGACCGAGGCGGTCGCGCGCATTGGGGTTGATGCGGCAACGCCGGCGCGCTTGACCGACACTGTGTTCGATGCCTTTGACGAAGGCGGAGCCGGCCGTCTGGCTGCGTGGATTATGCTGTCTCACAAGGACGTGGACTTAGAGCCGGTACGCGCGGCACTAAACGATCTTATCGCCGCTATCGAGCAGGCTGCACCTTATCAGGATGTGGGCGGCACGGGACGCATTGGCAAAGCGGTAATGCTTGTAACGCTCAGCGCGTTCGGTGATGCGTTGATCGGGCAACCGCTGCGGGAAATGCTTGACGAAGGCGAGGAAGCCCCGCGCGAATTGGTATCGAAGGCACTTGCCGCCATTCTTGTGTAG
- a CDS encoding tyrosine-type recombinase/integrase, with protein sequence MGKLSKTVLSKKIFADAQPREKRYELWDANLPGFGVRITVSGLKTYIVRYRADGGDRSAPRRFVTVGRANIITLDQARKKARALLAQVLLGEDPAAERNAKRLALNISELVDIYESEGCYIQRGKRQGEPMKELTKRYTLARLRHHVVPLLGKRRASEILSGHIENFVRDVAAGKTTGDQKLGPRRRVIVRGGEGAARKVFRDLSAVFSFAQRRGIVDSNPCEHAAVRKTDNQNNRYLTKEEGGRLGAACDTLEAQGANRKGIDIVRLWALTGCRRQEIAELKWSEIDFERGLLVLEDTKTGKSIRPLGAAALALLQGIEQTENSEFVFPADYGGGHFQGMKGIWKKIIDTADLPGVTPHTLRHTLASLAISSGEAMALTDAILGHANPRSTAILRISTMIHLAKRLIV encoded by the coding sequence ATGGGAAAATTATCAAAAACCGTGTTGAGCAAGAAGATCTTTGCGGATGCACAACCGCGCGAAAAACGTTATGAACTCTGGGATGCTAACTTGCCAGGTTTTGGCGTTCGGATCACTGTGTCGGGCCTCAAGACGTATATTGTGCGTTATCGCGCCGATGGAGGAGATCGCTCAGCGCCAAGGCGTTTTGTAACTGTTGGCCGTGCCAATATAATCACATTGGATCAGGCAAGAAAGAAAGCGCGGGCGCTTCTTGCTCAGGTATTGCTTGGCGAAGACCCAGCCGCAGAGCGCAATGCAAAACGGCTTGCACTTAATATCAGCGAGCTTGTGGATATTTATGAATCAGAAGGTTGCTACATTCAGCGCGGTAAGCGCCAAGGCGAACCGATGAAGGAACTCACCAAACGGTACACATTGGCGAGGCTCCGTCATCATGTCGTTCCATTGTTGGGGAAACGCCGCGCTTCTGAAATACTGTCAGGCCATATCGAGAATTTCGTGCGTGATGTGGCAGCCGGCAAAACAACCGGTGATCAGAAATTGGGGCCGCGCAGGCGAGTGATCGTTCGCGGAGGAGAAGGGGCAGCCCGAAAAGTGTTTCGCGATTTGTCTGCAGTGTTCAGCTTTGCACAGAGGCGCGGCATTGTAGATAGCAATCCATGTGAACATGCCGCGGTCCGCAAAACGGACAATCAGAATAATCGTTATCTCACCAAAGAAGAGGGAGGCCGTTTGGGAGCGGCTTGCGATACACTCGAAGCCCAAGGAGCTAACCGGAAAGGTATCGATATCGTACGGTTATGGGCATTGACCGGATGTCGCCGTCAGGAGATTGCAGAACTCAAATGGAGCGAGATCGACTTTGAAAGAGGTCTGCTGGTGCTCGAAGATACAAAGACTGGCAAGTCAATCCGACCGCTTGGGGCAGCGGCACTAGCTCTGCTTCAGGGCATTGAGCAGACAGAAAACTCCGAGTTTGTCTTTCCGGCCGATTATGGGGGCGGCCACTTCCAGGGAATGAAGGGAATTTGGAAGAAGATTATCGATACAGCTGACCTACCCGGGGTCACGCCGCACACTCTTCGACATACCCTCGCCTCGCTTGCCATATCATCCGGAGAAGCTATGGCGCTTACCGATGCCATCCTTGGTCATGCCAACCCGCGATCAACCGCGATCTTGCGCATATCGACCATGATCCATCTCGCAAAGCGCCTGATCGTGTGA
- a CDS encoding metal-dependent hydrolase, with product MIVSTAILIRVMRGNMQDLYQHDGLKGWRLRLRTWQYLFGAGSLSRRALPDYLRYFKPGFHPWDHDDRNLLSQAEDQLNQPVPA from the coding sequence ATGATCGTGTCCACAGCGATCTTGATCCGTGTCATGCGCGGCAACATGCAGGATTTGTATCAGCATGATGGGTTGAAAGGGTGGCGTTTGCGACTTCGCACCTGGCAATATTTGTTCGGGGCTGGCAGTCTATCGCGCCGCGCGTTGCCTGATTATTTGCGATATTTCAAACCCGGCTTCCACCCATGGGATCATGATGATCGCAATTTGCTGTCGCAAGCGGAAGATCAATTAAACCAGCCGGTTCCCGCATGA
- a CDS encoding metal-dependent hydrolase translates to MVDITPTPADLKINPRNLRFHQDGGMPDRWWLNGDPVATAFFNALSCTFPKGEKFFMDSVRHYRGAVGPELQQQIAAFIAQEAVHSREHVTFNKLASDHGYPVDILEARTGHVLRAVRQRSPVRQLAATCALEHFTAILAHQFLKSGASDLAGAPKETVKLWSWHAMEEIEHKSVTFDTFLSVTKHMSRPDATRCGYWQ, encoded by the coding sequence ATGGTCGATATTACCCCCACCCCGGCCGATCTTAAGATCAATCCACGCAATTTACGTTTCCATCAGGACGGCGGCATGCCTGACCGATGGTGGTTAAATGGAGACCCGGTAGCGACTGCGTTTTTCAACGCACTTTCCTGTACATTCCCGAAAGGCGAGAAGTTTTTCATGGATAGTGTGAGACATTATCGCGGCGCCGTCGGACCCGAACTACAGCAGCAGATCGCAGCTTTTATCGCTCAGGAAGCGGTTCACAGTCGAGAGCATGTCACATTTAACAAACTGGCTTCCGATCACGGCTATCCGGTAGACATATTGGAAGCACGCACCGGCCATGTTTTGAGAGCGGTGCGCCAACGCTCTCCGGTCCGGCAGTTAGCGGCCACATGCGCTTTGGAACATTTTACAGCTATTCTGGCGCATCAATTTTTGAAGAGCGGGGCTAGCGACCTTGCCGGCGCGCCGAAGGAAACGGTGAAATTGTGGTCATGGCATGCGATGGAGGAGATCGAACATAAGTCAGTTACGTTCGATACGTTTCTTTCTGTTACCAAGCACATGTCCCGCCCCGACGCTACGCGTTGCGGATATTGGCAATGA
- a CDS encoding TonB-dependent receptor: MTDRSPPAITGHIVQADLAMRAFTGIAALAALYVITMPHIAAAQTTATAPTSSAGLQNTEPTSAPVYTDEIVVTARRYGEAQVAAESAFDEDDIAAQGTDSIQELITRLTPFIGNGAEKPALLINGRPADGDLSILSYPAEALNQLAILKPEAAAVYGYPSDKRVVNLVLKQKFASVNADAGLSWATAGGQYGGSLSVGRVAINLSTRWNVQARIERQSALLKSDRDIPPRAGSFDSVGFIASRAGEEIDPALSRAAAETVTIAAIPPAALLGVPSIADFAATANNLHSVNPNAFETLRSARRSMSFNAGVTRPLGEFSASLNINASSNSSKGLRGLPMATIALPAGSPWSPFTDDVSLSRPFAHSRALRNDNESETLGAAFNLSGRIGGWSTNFSAGYTRSWNDSLLENGIDVARIQQMVDAGDPEFNPYGPLDDDLLLASRSRSRSENISARLNLSKTIVDLPAGPLTSTYSLDVNRDQSENRQSDARGDLIAVSNQTSGRANGQMSFRVPLSQRKDGADGPMGDLSLDLSLGADALSKSGLQKKYGGSVNWSPFPLLDLRGSFDHTETAPSFYQLDGPIIKTVNRIFDFARQETVDIIQTSGGNPDLRRGSRQSLSLTTRIAPLGDQTLSLSVGYHRQIAKGGVTAFPELTPAIEAAFPERVTRDANGRLIAIDKRAINITEMASAELTSGIALRLPRQRYSGNTTKPPTPTVNPLQFSVSLNHRWRLKDELLTRPGIPAIDQLSEDGGQSRHFLSWQITLGKKGIGTSLNGSWSSTSRIRNIASDSDFHLKPPALFNFSFFLEPEHIFQGAAKTSWLNDLKLSLDIQNLFNGYRRVTDDDGSVPPGYSRDEIDPLGRTARLTVRKRF, from the coding sequence ATGACAGATCGCTCCCCTCCGGCCATCACTGGCCATATAGTTCAGGCTGATCTGGCCATGCGCGCGTTCACTGGAATTGCAGCATTAGCGGCGCTCTATGTGATCACTATGCCCCATATCGCCGCAGCGCAAACCACCGCGACGGCCCCTACGTCTTCGGCGGGTTTGCAAAATACCGAACCAACCAGCGCCCCCGTCTATACAGATGAAATCGTCGTAACCGCGCGGCGCTATGGCGAGGCCCAGGTTGCGGCGGAAAGCGCGTTTGACGAAGACGACATCGCCGCCCAGGGCACCGACAGCATCCAGGAACTGATCACCCGCCTGACGCCCTTCATCGGCAATGGCGCGGAAAAACCCGCCCTTCTCATCAATGGCCGACCAGCCGACGGCGACCTGTCGATACTGTCCTATCCTGCGGAAGCGCTCAACCAGCTGGCAATCTTAAAACCCGAAGCGGCGGCGGTATATGGCTATCCGTCGGACAAGCGCGTCGTGAATCTGGTGCTGAAACAAAAATTCGCCAGTGTGAACGCCGATGCGGGCCTGTCATGGGCGACCGCTGGCGGTCAATATGGCGGCTCCCTGTCGGTCGGACGGGTGGCGATCAACCTGTCCACGCGCTGGAACGTGCAGGCCCGGATCGAACGGCAAAGTGCCCTGCTGAAAAGTGATCGCGATATCCCGCCCCGCGCAGGCTCTTTTGATAGCGTCGGCTTCATCGCCAGCCGCGCCGGAGAAGAGATAGACCCTGCGCTCAGCCGCGCCGCCGCTGAAACCGTGACCATCGCCGCTATCCCGCCAGCGGCGCTATTAGGCGTGCCATCAATCGCGGACTTCGCCGCCACCGCGAATAACCTGCACAGCGTCAATCCCAACGCCTTCGAAACCCTGCGATCGGCGCGGCGCAGCATGTCTTTCAACGCCGGGGTCACACGTCCACTGGGTGAATTTTCAGCATCATTGAACATCAACGCCAGCAGCAACAGCAGCAAGGGGTTGCGCGGATTGCCGATGGCGACAATCGCCCTGCCTGCTGGCAGCCCCTGGTCGCCTTTTACCGATGACGTCTCCCTATCCCGTCCCTTCGCGCACAGCCGGGCGCTGCGCAATGACAATGAATCGGAAACGCTGGGCGCGGCGTTCAATCTGTCGGGCAGGATCGGTGGGTGGAGCACCAATTTCTCCGCCGGTTACACCCGGAGCTGGAATGATAGCTTGCTGGAAAACGGCATCGATGTCGCCCGCATTCAACAAATGGTCGATGCAGGCGATCCCGAGTTTAATCCCTATGGCCCGTTAGACGATGATTTGCTGCTGGCCAGCCGCAGTCGCTCGCGCAGCGAAAATATCAGTGCGCGCCTCAACCTCAGCAAAACCATCGTTGATCTGCCAGCAGGCCCGTTAACCTCGACCTATTCACTGGATGTCAATCGCGATCAATCCGAAAACCGGCAAAGCGATGCGCGCGGCGATCTGATTGCCGTCAGCAACCAGACCAGCGGGCGCGCAAACGGGCAGATGTCGTTCCGCGTGCCGCTATCTCAGCGCAAGGACGGGGCGGATGGCCCTATGGGCGACCTTTCCCTCGATCTATCGCTCGGTGCCGACGCGCTATCAAAGAGCGGGCTGCAAAAAAAATATGGCGGCAGTGTGAACTGGTCGCCATTTCCGCTTCTGGATTTGCGCGGGTCGTTCGATCATACCGAAACAGCGCCGTCATTTTACCAACTCGACGGGCCGATCATCAAGACGGTCAACCGTATCTTTGATTTTGCGCGGCAGGAAACCGTGGATATCATCCAGACCAGCGGCGGAAATCCGGATCTGAGGCGCGGCAGCCGACAAAGCCTGTCCCTGACGACAAGAATTGCCCCCCTGGGCGATCAAACACTTTCCTTGAGTGTTGGCTATCACCGTCAAATCGCGAAAGGCGGTGTCACAGCCTTCCCGGAATTAACGCCCGCTATCGAGGCGGCCTTCCCCGAAAGAGTGACGCGCGACGCAAACGGAAGGCTCATTGCGATTGACAAGCGTGCCATCAACATCACCGAGATGGCCAGCGCCGAACTCACCTCCGGCATAGCGCTGCGCCTGCCGCGCCAACGCTATTCTGGAAACACCACAAAACCACCAACACCCACCGTCAATCCTTTGCAATTCAGTGTATCGCTCAATCATCGCTGGCGCCTGAAGGACGAATTGCTGACGCGGCCCGGCATCCCCGCTATTGACCAACTCAGCGAGGACGGCGGCCAGTCCCGTCACTTTCTTTCGTGGCAAATTACCCTTGGTAAGAAAGGGATTGGCACCAGTTTAAATGGCAGCTGGAGCAGCACTTCACGCATAAGAAACATAGCGAGTGACAGTGATTTTCATCTCAAGCCACCAGCGCTTTTCAATTTCTCGTTTTTCCTGGAACCTGAACATATATTTCAAGGCGCTGCCAAAACTTCGTGGTTGAATGATTTGAAGCTCTCGCTCGATATCCAGAATCTCTTCAATGGATATCGGCGTGTAACCGATGACGATGGCAGCGTCCCGCCCGGCTATAGTCGCGACGAGATCGATCCATTGGGCAGAACAGCGCGATTGACTGTCCGCAAGCGATTTTAA